A DNA window from Methanobacterium sp. contains the following coding sequences:
- the moaC gene encoding cyclic pyranopterin monophosphate synthase MoaC: MEEKSFTHLSKKGVHMVEVSDKPVVKRTAVAQGKIYLSAETIQLIEKEEIKKGNVLTTAQIAAIGAVKSTHHLIPLCHSLKITGVDVKFDVKPQFIQAEVSVTSLGKTGVEMEALTGTSVALLTVWDMVKSVEKDSEGQYPFTKISDIIVVKKEKKG, encoded by the coding sequence ATGGAAGAAAAATCATTTACACACCTTTCTAAAAAAGGTGTTCACATGGTAGAAGTATCAGATAAACCCGTTGTAAAACGAACCGCTGTAGCACAGGGTAAAATCTACTTAAGTGCAGAAACAATTCAACTTATAGAAAAAGAAGAAATTAAAAAAGGTAATGTTCTTACTACAGCCCAAATTGCAGCTATTGGAGCTGTGAAATCAACACACCACCTGATTCCTCTGTGCCATTCCCTTAAAATCACAGGTGTCGATGTAAAATTCGATGTAAAACCCCAATTTATACAGGCAGAAGTCAGTGTAACTTCCCTCGGAAAAACTGGTGTTGAAATGGAAGCTTTAACTGGTACAAGCGTGGCACTTTTAACAGTATGGGACATGGTAAAAAGTGTTGAAAAAGATTCTGAAGGCCAGTATCCTTTTACCAAAATTTCAGATATAATTGTTGTTAAAAAAGAGAAAAAAGGGTAA
- a CDS encoding DUF5518 domain-containing protein → MVNWGAVVIGFVLSIILSWLFGGLFYGGNYFGLFIAGLIVGLMVGDGALNGAWNAAVAGAFGGIIAAILIVIGGTLFAGIAGLLAGAAVGLVVVIVAIIQSLVLMGIGGAIGGAIKG, encoded by the coding sequence ATGGTAAATTGGGGAGCAGTAGTTATAGGATTTGTTCTATCCATAATATTGTCCTGGCTATTTGGTGGATTGTTCTATGGTGGAAATTACTTTGGATTGTTCATAGCTGGACTGATTGTTGGTTTGATGGTGGGAGATGGAGCCTTAAACGGCGCGTGGAACGCGGCTGTGGCAGGTGCATTTGGCGGAATAATCGCAGCCATACTGATTGTAATTGGAGGAACACTATTTGCAGGCATTGCAGGACTTTTAGCAGGAGCTGCAGTTGGATTAGTAGTTGTTATAGTTGCAATAATCCAGTCTTTAGTTCTTATGGGAATCGGCGGAGCTATAGGTGGAGCAATAAAAGGATAG
- a CDS encoding rhodanese-like domain-containing protein, translated as MPRFQTITPKAALKLMEEKGNEITILDIRPEDEFEKEHVPGAENLDYHGHHFQEKAEKLDKSKNYIIYCKSGARGEYFMGKMKESGFNEAYNILGGFVAWKISKLPLVGETE; from the coding sequence ATGCCTCGATTTCAAACCATAACTCCGAAAGCAGCACTTAAATTAATGGAAGAGAAAGGTAATGAAATAACTATTTTGGATATCCGACCTGAGGATGAATTTGAAAAAGAACATGTCCCTGGAGCAGAAAATCTGGATTATCATGGACATCATTTCCAGGAAAAAGCAGAAAAACTGGATAAAAGTAAGAATTATATTATATACTGCAAAAGTGGTGCTAGAGGCGAATATTTTATGGGTAAAATGAAAGAATCTGGATTTAATGAAGCTTATAATATACTGGGCGGATTTGTGGCCTGGAAAATAAGTAAACTTCCCCTTGTAGGTGAAACAGAATAA
- a CDS encoding DEAD/DEAH box helicase translates to MEKVDQKIRDIISDCYPKIKELNPAQKAVLDSGLLENKSNYIIAIPTASGKTLLGVIAALNTILNGGKVVYAAPLISIQNEKLAEFKKFEKFGITVGKHPKSSDLSVMVFESFDAITRFSWNNLREMDLLIIDEFHMIGEYSRGPTIECALTRSKIINPALRIIALSATLKNMDELASWLDAEIVEHDYRPVPLYKDVLITEELGVKNKNDVVLKVLNESIEDSSQILVFVSTRRFTEALANFISGKVKKKIPRDKKLAFRAVAQKILDVPRKRGSRPTSVCLKLAECVENGIAFHHAGLFDKQREIIENEFRAGNLYMITATPSLMYGVNLPSKNVIIRDYTRWTSRGPQSIPVFDYEQMSGRAGRPGYDTEGYSYLVAKSMDEGYNLKDHYVYGEIELTSSKLIENKDAVFRQIIAQIASSLAKTPQEITEFFGETFYGYQMNCNDFFGALAVDTMEYEINSALEFLIQNGIIQLTPEGLKTTDFGNLIARSNYTVETAVRLKEYAKRASDLDVYQLIYDISRTPDMPKISFKSRKSKEPVMDKLNEYGIFACDISNDEATTAALLEWINERSEYGIENAFNVYAATTRRAAYEASRMVKFFKEICHVLDNYSYSSDLDKLSARLYYGVREDIIPLVVSVKRLGRKRARALVDAFGSDLSYVSEKELVKIEGIGPKTAESIMNKFGKDQFAKFKP, encoded by the coding sequence ATGGAAAAAGTAGATCAGAAAATCAGAGATATAATCAGTGATTGCTATCCAAAGATTAAAGAACTAAATCCTGCGCAAAAAGCAGTTTTAGATTCAGGGTTACTTGAAAATAAATCTAATTATATAATAGCAATTCCAACTGCAAGTGGAAAAACACTTCTTGGAGTAATTGCTGCATTAAATACAATTTTAAATGGTGGAAAGGTAGTATACGCCGCACCGCTTATATCGATACAGAATGAGAAACTGGCAGAATTTAAGAAGTTTGAAAAATTTGGTATAACTGTAGGGAAACACCCCAAATCGTCAGACCTCTCAGTTATGGTCTTTGAATCATTTGATGCAATTACCCGTTTCTCATGGAATAATTTAAGAGAAATGGATCTTCTGATTATTGATGAATTTCACATGATTGGTGAATACTCAAGGGGCCCAACAATTGAATGTGCACTGACACGATCAAAAATTATCAATCCCGCCCTAAGGATCATTGCACTTTCAGCAACTCTCAAGAATATGGACGAGCTTGCAAGCTGGTTGGATGCAGAGATTGTGGAGCATGATTACAGGCCAGTTCCACTTTATAAGGATGTCCTCATAACTGAGGAGCTTGGGGTTAAAAATAAAAATGATGTTGTTTTAAAAGTTTTAAACGAATCCATTGAAGATTCATCTCAGATCCTTGTTTTTGTATCTACAAGACGGTTTACAGAAGCTCTTGCAAATTTTATCTCAGGTAAAGTGAAAAAGAAAATTCCAAGGGATAAGAAACTTGCATTTAGAGCCGTAGCTCAAAAAATACTGGATGTGCCAAGGAAAAGAGGGTCACGCCCAACTTCAGTGTGTTTAAAACTTGCAGAATGTGTTGAAAACGGAATAGCATTCCACCATGCAGGTCTTTTCGACAAACAGAGGGAAATAATTGAAAATGAGTTTAGAGCAGGGAATCTTTACATGATAACCGCTACTCCAAGTCTCATGTACGGAGTAAACCTCCCCTCTAAAAATGTTATAATAAGAGATTACACACGCTGGACATCTAGAGGTCCTCAAAGTATCCCAGTATTTGACTACGAACAGATGTCAGGGCGTGCAGGTCGGCCAGGGTATGATACTGAAGGATATTCATATCTAGTAGCCAAAAGCATGGACGAAGGCTATAATTTAAAAGATCATTACGTATATGGAGAAATAGAACTTACATCTTCCAAACTCATAGAAAATAAAGACGCTGTTTTCAGACAGATAATAGCACAGATAGCATCTTCACTTGCCAAAACTCCGCAGGAAATAACAGAATTCTTCGGCGAAACATTTTATGGTTATCAAATGAACTGCAACGATTTCTTCGGCGCTCTTGCAGTAGATACAATGGAATACGAAATAAACAGCGCGCTTGAGTTCCTGATTCAAAATGGAATAATTCAACTTACTCCCGAAGGGCTTAAAACAACTGATTTTGGAAATTTAATTGCAAGAAGCAATTATACAGTTGAAACCGCAGTGAGACTTAAAGAATACGCTAAAAGAGCTTCAGATCTTGATGTCTATCAACTTATCTATGATATTTCAAGGACTCCAGATATGCCCAAAATCTCATTTAAAAGCCGTAAAAGCAAGGAACCAGTAATGGACAAGCTGAATGAATATGGGATATTTGCCTGCGATATCAGCAACGATGAAGCTACAACTGCTGCCCTTTTAGAGTGGATAAATGAGAGAAGTGAATATGGAATAGAAAATGCGTTTAATGTGTACGCTGCAACCACGAGAAGGGCTGCTTATGAAGCTTCCAGGATGGTTAAGTTCTTTAAAGAAATTTGTCATGTCTTAGACAATTATTCATACTCCAGCGATCTCGACAAGCTGTCAGCACGTCTTTACTATGGAGTCCGCGAAGATATCATTCCACTTGTTGTAAGTGTTAAACGACTTGGGCGAAAACGTGCCCGTGCTCTTGTAGACGCGTTCGGAAGCGATTTAAGTTATGTATCAGAGAAAGAACTGGTTAAAATAGAAGGAATAGGGCCTAAAACTGCAGAGTCTATAATGAATAAGTTTGGTAAAGACCAGTTTGCAAAATTTAAACCATAA
- a CDS encoding DUF2115 domain-containing protein, translated as MVNKLESLDFTGKITVEELLLVLKKEASDISMTDIMTAHTYLVAEGKYVQGNYREEYLRAYVKGFILRLKEIKNNQNKFKGTVNTCKLKEAVELLNEQEQMLFKIRSKESHFFKIYKIISIYTTFVLDEPIHIVGTPFPGSLKVKYENGTYFCPVKDKQNDNPGAVCGFCIAEQDEDV; from the coding sequence ATGGTAAACAAGCTAGAAAGCCTTGATTTTACAGGGAAAATAACAGTAGAAGAACTATTACTTGTTCTTAAAAAAGAAGCTTCAGATATATCAATGACAGACATCATGACTGCCCACACATATCTGGTAGCTGAAGGAAAATATGTACAAGGAAATTACAGGGAAGAATATTTAAGGGCATATGTAAAAGGGTTTATTCTACGGTTAAAAGAAATAAAAAATAATCAAAATAAATTTAAAGGCACTGTAAATACCTGCAAACTTAAAGAAGCTGTTGAACTCCTGAATGAACAGGAACAGATGCTGTTTAAAATAAGGTCCAAAGAATCCCACTTTTTTAAGATTTATAAAATTATATCCATCTACACCACATTTGTCCTTGATGAACCAATACATATAGTTGGAACGCCGTTCCCGGGCAGTCTTAAAGTTAAATATGAGAATGGGACCTACTTTTGTCCTGTAAAAGATAAACAAAATGACAACCCTGGAGCTGTTTGCGGGTTCTGTATTGCTGAGCAGGACGAAGATGTATAA